In Chitinivorax sp. B, the DNA window GTCATTCAATACATACGAAATTCTGATTGAGTCATCTGGTAATGCATACTCCCTTTGTTTAACTTCAAAACTTGAATACATCTCATTGACATAATCATCAATCTTGCTATTTATAAACACATTTCCAATGGACGTGCCAGAAACTATATTCGCATTGAAATCAATCATCCAATCACCCGCCATTCATCAATACACCGTCAACGTAAACAGGGGAGTCTTTAATCATATCGTAGTTCTTAAACTCACCATGCCCAATACGACCAAATACTACATCTTCACCATTCTTACCAACTTTATATACCTTCCAGTAATCATTGCCATGAACATTGGGTTGGGTTGGACTCCCTCCTGGGTGATAGTCAAGCTTATATGTTGTTCCCGCCTTGGTCGTTCTAACATACTGAATATGCTGAATTGCATTTGGATTACTTGCTTGCGGGTAAGTCTTAGTCCAGCCACGCCCAGTCAGGTATGCATCCACATCTACAGGTTTTTTACCTGTCAACTTATCGACCCATCTTTGCGTTGTCCGGTTCTTTCCAGCAAATCCACATTTAAGGCCCAGCGGATCCACCCACCCCGTCGGATTCGGCGCATAGGCGTAAAGGTTCACCCCACCCAACAACCCAATCGGATCATGATTGATGAACCGCCCCACATCCGGGTCATAGTAGCGGAAGGTGTTGTAGTGCAGGCCGGTGCTGTCGTCGGCGTATTGCCCGGCAAAACGCAGTGGTTGCTCGAAGTTGCTTTGGCCGCTGTCGGTGTGCTGGCCATCGACCTTGCCCCATGCTTCATAGCGCCCGGCCCAGACCAGCTGTCCGGCTTGGTCAGTGACTTCCTGCGGGGTGCCGATCTGGTCGGTGTGGAAGTAGTATAGCTGGCTGGACTGGACCACCCCGTGGCCGTCCTGCCATTGATCGATCCGTGCCAGCGGGGCGTAGACCTGTTCGGTTTCATAGAGATAGGTGCGTACCTGCCGGCAAGCTTCAGCAGGTGCCTGGGTGCCGACCGGGTCGTGCAGTTCCTGCAGCAGGCGCAGCCCTTGCCAGACGAAGCGGGTGTGGCTGTGCGGCTTGGCCGGTTCGTGGCCGTAGATGGATTGGCTGCTGACCTGCTTGCCGATGCGCCGCCCCAGTACGTCGTAGTCGAAACGGGTGATGGTGCGGGTATCGCGTTGGGTATGTTCGGCCAGCAGCAGCCGGTCGTCGGCATCGTACACCAAGCGCAAGGTGGTGTGACTGCCTTTGCGTTTTTCGATCAGGTTGCCGTAGGCATCGTAGTCAAAGCGCAGGTCCTGGTATACCCGCAGCCGGTTGTCCTGGACGTAGCCGTCGCTGCCTTGCAGGTTGCCGGCGGCATCATAACGGAACTGCTGTTGCTGGCTTTGTCCGAACGGGGCCGGTTGGCTGCAGCTGATCAGGTAGCCGGCCGGGTTATATTGGTAGTCGATCTGGCCACGTAGCTTGTCGTGTTGTTGTAGCAGGTCACCCCGCTGGTTGTAGCGATACTGCCGCCACAACTGGCCCTGGCCGGGGGTTGGCTGCGGTGCGGCCGGCAAGCTGGGGCGGGCCGTCCCGGTGGCGGGCCCTTGGCGCCAGTCACTGCTTTGCCATTGCTTGCGGCCGAGGGCATCGTAGCCGAAGGCGGTCTGCAGTTGCCCCTGGCTGCGCAGGATTTCCCGGTGCAGGTCGTCGCGTTCGATGTCGCTGATGACCTGATCATCCAGCCGGATCTGGTGCAGGTGGCCGCTGCCATAGCGCAGGAAGCCGAGTTGCTGGCCTTGTGGCAGGGTCAGCTGGCTGAGGTTGCCCAGGTCGTCGCTGTGATAGCGCAGGCTGCCATGGCGGCTGTGTTCGGCCAGCAGTTGGCCGGCGGCGTCGTATTCCAGGCGCAACTGGTCGGGCTGGACGCCCAGCAGTTGGCCGGCCGCGGTGGGTTGCCGTTCAATGTGCAGCGGGCGGCCGAGCGGATCATAGTGGTAGCGGGTGATAGCGGTGCCATGCTCGCGCTGCAGCAGTCGACCCAACGGGTCGTACTGGTAGTGGGTGGTACGCGACAGCGGGCGGCCATCGGCCTGGGTACCGGTGGTGGTGTCCTGTTGCAGCCAGCCGGCCGGATGGTACTGGTAGTGTTTGCTGAGGCCGTCCAGGCGGTGTTCGCTCAGCAGCCGGTCGGCAGCGTCGTAGTCGAAGCGGTAGGCGGCACCATTGGGGTTGGTGAGCCGGGTCAGGCGGCCGTAGGCGTCGTAGTCGTAGCGGGTGGTGTGCTGGGCGACGTTGCGGTGTTGCAGCAGTAGTCCGCGCGGGTCGTACCGCCAGTGCTGCTCCATTTGTTGCGGATCACGGTAACGGCTGAGCAGCCCACTCGGGTCATACTCGAACTGTTCATGACTGCCATCGGCGTAGTCTATGCGGGTGACCTGACCGGCCTCATCGCGCTGGTAACGGGTCTGCTGGCCCAGGGCATCGGTGATGCCGTGCAGACGGTGTCGGGCATCGTAGTGGTAATGGGTGGTCTTGCCGGAACAGTCGACCTGCCGTTGCAATTGACCACGCGGGGTCCAGAAGAATTGCCGGCGTCCGCCACGGGCATCGATATGGGCGACCGGCAAGGCGTCGCGCTGGTATTCGTAGCGTTCGACGCGGCCGAGCGGGTCGCGCCGGCTGAGCAGGCGGCCTTGCAGGTCGTACTCGGCATGCCAACTGCTGCCGTCCGGCAGGTCCAGGCGCACCACCTGCTGGCTGTTGCCATGGTACTGGTAGCGGGTGATCTGGCC includes these proteins:
- a CDS encoding RHS repeat-associated core domain-containing protein, with amino-acid sequence MYEAARVGDPISHSSALAGFLMGALLGVALIAAVAFATFTCGFGVALLAGLAAGLGAQALLAGGEAIGSSIRSVTGAIATGSPDVFTNSKPAAHAVRSAVNCSKDSPAQFIAEGSGNVFINSQAAARKGDHTTCDAEIDTGSPNVFIGGGRVQYLPIEKEIPDRYRTYVDWAFTAAGLVGGLAGLLRNAAGTPLRAMLPCAAKFIGGYMAGEALSRYVVAPAIGRAWGALTGHPVEATTGRKLLLAQQEIDGAIDDRLPILIQRFYSSGLTDAGLLGRGWRMPWEITLQRQDEHLVYCDAQGRTIAFPLVHPGENSFAAAEQKYLGCLPDGRYLVYDLDQTYFIFGHLPADGQPARLQRLEDQLGQALQFDYVDGRLQQIVSPSGNRLRCDYEPLQDRLSLLTHHPVALPGADVTPRILARYQYDHAGQLQAVFNAQGQCTRRFSYQDGLMVQQQDLLGFTCDYRWETIDGQSRVVEHSTSSGEHYQYRYDPANRQSWVTDSLGRTVHWQYDDHHQITACRDLDGNEYRTDYNADGHPVRVHLPGDRQIQFEYDVLGRLQQETDPLGQITRYQYHGNSQQVVRLDLPDGSSWHAEYDLQGRLLSRRDPLGRVERYEYQRDALPVAHIDARGGRRQFFWTPRGQLQRQVDCSGKTTHYHYDARHRLHGITDALGQQTRYQRDEAGQVTRIDYADGSHEQFEYDPSGLLSRYRDPQQMEQHWRYDPRGLLLQHRNVAQHTTRYDYDAYGRLTRLTNPNGAAYRFDYDAADRLLSEHRLDGLSKHYQYHPAGWLQQDTTTGTQADGRPLSRTTHYQYDPLGRLLQREHGTAITRYHYDPLGRPLHIERQPTAAGQLLGVQPDQLRLEYDAAGQLLAEHSRHGSLRYHSDDLGNLSQLTLPQGQQLGFLRYGSGHLHQIRLDDQVISDIERDDLHREILRSQGQLQTAFGYDALGRKQWQSSDWRQGPATGTARPSLPAAPQPTPGQGQLWRQYRYNQRGDLLQQHDKLRGQIDYQYNPAGYLISCSQPAPFGQSQQQQFRYDAAGNLQGSDGYVQDNRLRVYQDLRFDYDAYGNLIEKRKGSHTTLRLVYDADDRLLLAEHTQRDTRTITRFDYDVLGRRIGKQVSSQSIYGHEPAKPHSHTRFVWQGLRLLQELHDPVGTQAPAEACRQVRTYLYETEQVYAPLARIDQWQDGHGVVQSSQLYYFHTDQIGTPQEVTDQAGQLVWAGRYEAWGKVDGQHTDSGQSNFEQPLRFAGQYADDSTGLHYNTFRYYDPDVGRFINHDPIGLLGGVNLYAYAPNPTGWVDPLGLKCGFAGKNRTTQRWVDKLTGKKPVDVDAYLTGRGWTKTYPQASNPNAIQHIQYVRTTKAGTTYKLDYHPGGSPTQPNVHGNDYWKVYKVGKNGEDVVFGRIGHGEFKNYDMIKDSPVYVDGVLMNGG